In bacterium, the following are encoded in one genomic region:
- a CDS encoding formylglycine-generating enzyme family protein yields MKLRLISMIILLSAGVMGLSAEENKARAIVSTTQTPPALKRFTNSIGMELVGIPSGSYLCYGREIKPAFLFPKPKGFTVKIEREFYLGVTEVTQAQYRKVMGANPSAGKSSKYCPVNRVSWNDALEFCRKLSEMPAEKAAGRAYSLPTEREWQYAARAGSEFLFPYGNDDEMRVSEVAVCRDIYANALPKGVQPVGKKNPNAWGLYDVLGNVWEWVQDSWSAGQDQSPSSVAPSSSAAAAEKGENRIIVGGGWDNDFRMCNLAARYSAPPTRVADNIGFRVRCLTSLTSH; encoded by the coding sequence ATGAAATTGCGATTAATTAGCATGATAATACTGCTGAGTGCTGGCGTCATGGGGTTGTCGGCTGAGGAGAACAAGGCCCGCGCGATCGTTTCAACGACGCAGACGCCGCCGGCCTTGAAGCGGTTTACCAACTCCATTGGCATGGAATTGGTTGGCATCCCCTCCGGCAGTTATCTCTGTTATGGGCGCGAGATTAAGCCGGCGTTTCTCTTTCCAAAACCCAAAGGGTTCACAGTGAAGATCGAGCGGGAATTCTATCTCGGGGTTACCGAAGTCACCCAGGCCCAGTACCGGAAGGTTATGGGGGCGAATCCATCCGCTGGAAAGTCTTCCAAGTATTGCCCGGTGAATCGGGTGAGCTGGAACGATGCCCTGGAGTTCTGCCGGAAGCTCTCGGAAATGCCTGCCGAGAAGGCCGCCGGCCGGGCCTATTCGCTTCCAACGGAGCGGGAGTGGCAGTACGCGGCTCGTGCGGGGAGCGAGTTTTTGTTTCCTTACGGCAATGATGACGAGATGCGGGTTTCCGAGGTGGCGGTATGCCGGGACATCTATGCGAATGCCTTGCCCAAGGGGGTTCAGCCGGTCGGGAAAAAGAATCCGAATGCCTGGGGGCTCTATGATGTGCTCGGCAATGTTTGGGAATGGGTCCAGGATTCTTGGTCTGCCGGTCAGGATCAGTCCCCAAGCTCTGTGGCGCCGTCCTCCAGTGCCGCCGCAGCGGAGAAAGGCGAGAACCGCATCATCGTCGGCGGCGGCTGGGATAACGATTTCCGCATGTGTAACCTCGCCGCCCGCTATAGCGCACCCCCGACCCGCGTGGCCGACAATATCGGCTTTCGCGTGCGGTGCCTGACAAGTCTCACAAGCCATTAA